In Montipora capricornis isolate CH-2021 chromosome 4, ASM3666992v2, whole genome shotgun sequence, a single genomic region encodes these proteins:
- the LOC138046406 gene encoding uro-adherence factor A-like: MGSPVSVAVAEIVMQNIEEQALASYKRTIPLWLRYVDDTLPKIHKDESDDFQEHLDIQNAHIYSTKEIEDNEISDEATAKQRSASASRKQQARPNVTSTVPVSIENALSVISISSSADRVQSVEAITEPKVDSLPGNNSNSVQEKALRHPIANDGTILSSPSVNRTNSGKVITDKDVTTDSEAELDFFVNDILKSQVQLLKKLLSPPKSAKSGTPKVTPTCTPPHLNSLNGNPSKEKPERHERPKRNETPTSKRSHSAEIARSRIFQNASSGSEQLTKSQSYTEGIKMGTSEHVKDNFDKKDPHSKDHYPETPAYSKSDPMMSDDVKKVHVKFSSFNHADNAKCPQTSNDAIANRQGFHNQRLLDQTRFSDSPESGKISNEALAYEQSKTENDPKESLFQTESVPPSTSAHSKPEEMPEPLVRQSEETEETESNSEKEHMDKGAKIFKTHRDAEQVDEFVSESRVSGAEGTSLEQNIVEVDSSSRVSPGNFHASQAEEIKVESLSTLNEIKAKRETSLGTKKSPASKAVTEGSTKSLRCRSVTRKKDDDKCVSSSNPDVAVTERSFGHQVATSKRSNSAGKLDKPEKGLSNERTPTRGSLREKKLQSNGGNTSLRNQTPTPQTKSRGHSLVQDNSKSSLAAKASNKSLIEMKSSSRPSSAQSTSEEKTERSVSRLRESKLFQNSGQPPGYGPLQSNSRGSVADDESFPEIKSSSRSSSARSTSDHMPKRSVSRLRETKQFQNSGQPPGHGQIQDISRASVSAKSSKESLFEMKSSSRASSARSTSDEMPKRSVSRLGETKQFQNCGQSPAHVPMQNLSRDSLAAKGSEERLLEMKASSGVSSVQPSSDEMLQRSVSSSEETKQLCNSGQPPGHGPPQNHARASFSVKGYNESFPEISSRAVSSARPTSDIKLKRPVSGSGETKEF; this comes from the exons atgggttcaccggtttccgttgctgttgccgaaatcgttatgcaaaacatcgaggaacaagccctggcaagttacaaacgaacaataccactctggttacgctacgttgacgatactttacCCAAGATACACAAAGACGAAAGCGACGACTTCCAAGAACATCTCGACATACAAAACGCCCACATTTATTctaccaaggagatcgaggataatg AAATTTCCGATGAAGCTACTGCCAAACAACGCTCAGCCTCTGCGTCTCGGAAGCAGCAAGCAAGACCAAATGTGACATCAACTGTACCGGTGTCCATTGAGAACGCTCTGTCTGTCATTTCCATTTCATCATCTGCAGACAGAGTTCAATCTGTTGAAGCCATCACAGAACCTAAAGTGGATTCTTTGCCAGGCAATAACAGTAACAGTGTCCAGGAAAAGGCTTTGCGACATCCCATAGCCAATGATGGCACAATACTAAGTTCTCCCTCTGTGAACAGGACTAACAGTGGGAAGGTCATCACTGATAAG gaCGTAACAACAGACTCTGAAGCAGAACTTGATTTTTTTGTCAATGACATTCTGAAGTCTCAGGTTCAGCTTTTGAAGAAACTGCTAAGCCCACCTAAAAGTGCAAAGAGTGGAACACCAAAAGTGACACCAACAT GCACACCACCTCACCTGAACAGTTTAAATGGAAATCCTTCAAAAGAAAAACCAGAAAGACATGAAAGACCCAAAAGGAATGAGACGCCAACATCAAAGCGAAGCCATTCGGCTGAAATAGCGAGAAGCAGGATTTTCCAAAACGCTTCATCAGGTTCTGAACAACTAACCAAAAGCCAGAGCTATACAGAGGGGATCAAGATGGGTACCAGTGAACACGTTAAGGACAATTTTGACAAAAAAGATCCGCACTCAAAGGACCATTATCCAGAAACGCCAGCATACTCTAAGTCAGATCCAATGATGTCAGATGATGTAAAAAAGGTACATGTCAAGTTCAGCTCTTTCAATCACGCTGATAACGCCAAGTGCCCGCAAACTAGCAACGACGCAATTGCTAACAGACAAGGATTCCACAATCAGCGGCTGCTGGATCAGACAAGGTTCTCCGACTCGCCAGAAAGTGGAAAAATCTCCAACGAAGCACTCGCTTATGAGCAATCCAAAACCGAAAACGACCCAAAAGAAAGTTTGTTCCAGACAGAATCGGTCCCTCCTTCCACATCCGCACATTCAAAGCCCGAAGAAATGCCAGAGCCATTAGTGAGGCAATCAGAAGAAACCGAGGAGACCGAAAGCAACTCAGAAAAGGAACACATGGATAAAGGTGCAAAAATATTTAAGACACACAGAGATGCTGAACAAGTCGACGAATTTGTCTCAGAATCAAGAGTTTCAGGTGCAGAAGGTACTTCCCTCGAGCAAAATATTGTTGAAGTGGACAGCTCTTCCAGAGTCTCTCCAGGTAATTTCCACGCATCTCAAGCCGAAGAAATTAAGGTTGAATCTTTAAGTACATTGAATGAAATAAAGGCTAAAAGAGAAACTTCTCTTGGCACCAAAAAATCGCCTGCTTCAAAGGCAGTAACGGAGGGTTCAACCAAGTCTCTTCGGTGCAGAAGCGTCACAAGGAAAAAGGATGATGACAAGTGTGTTAGCAGCAGCAACCCTGATGTTGCTGTTACAGAAAGGTCGTTTGGTCACCAGGTGGCAACATCAAAAAGATCTAATTCCGCAGGGAAATTAGACAAACCGGAGAAAGGACTTTCTAATGAGAGGACTCCCACAAGAGGATCCTTGAGAGAGAAAAAGCTGCAATCAAACGGCGGTAATACTTCTTTAAGAAACCAAACACCAACCCCTCAAACCAAGTCTCGTGGACACAGTCTGGTTCAGGATAACTCCAAATCCTCCTTGGCTGCGAAAGCTTCCAACAAAAGTTTGATCGAGATGAAATCCTCGTCTCGCCCATCAAGTGCACAGTCCACATCAGAAGAAAAGACAGAACGATCTGTGAGTCGTTTACGAGAAAGCAAGCTATTTCAAAACTCTGGACAGCCTCCTGGATACGGACCACTACAGAGTAATTCCAGAGGCTCTGTGGCTGATGATGAAAGTTTTCCCGAGATAAAATCTTCATCTCGCTCATCTAGTGCAAGGTCCACATCAGACCACATGCCAAAACGATCTGTGAGCCGTTTAAGGGAAACCAAGCAATTTCAGAACTCTGGCCAGCCTCCTGGACATGGACAAATACAGGATATCTCCAGAGCCTCAGTCTCTGCAAAATCTTCAAAAGAAAGTTTGTTCGAGATGAAATCTTCATCTCGCGCCTCAAGTGCACGGTCCACGTCAGACGAAATGCCAAAACGATCTGTTAGTCGATTAGGAGAAACCAAGCAATTTCAGAACTGTGGACAGTCCCCTGCACACGTTCCAATGCAGAATTTGTCAAGAGACTCCTTAGCTGCAAAAGGTTCTGAAGAACGTTTGCTCGAGATGAAAGCTTCGTCTGGTGTCTCAAGTGTACAGCCCTCATCAGACGAAATGCTGCAACGATCTGTTAGTTCTTCAGAGGAAACCAAGCAACTTTGTAACTCTGGACAGCCTCCTGGCCACGGGCCACCACAGAATCATGCCAGAGCGTCCTTTTCTGTTAAAGGTTACAATGAAAGCTTTCCCGAGATTTCATCTCGAGCAGTTTCAAGTGCACGGCCCACATCAGACATAAAACTAAAACGGCCTGTTAGTGGATCAGGAGAAACCAAGGAATTTTAG